The following coding sequences are from one Candidatus Omnitrophota bacterium window:
- the feoB gene encoding ferrous iron transport protein B: MPKKLTIALAGNPNSGKTTVFNALTGSRQHVGNYPGVTVEKKEGVLKYKGYEINVVDLPGIYSLTAYSIDEIVTRNFIVEEKPDVVIDIIDTSNLERNLYLATQLMELNVPLVLAFNMADVAKRRGLEIDRKMLSKLLGCPIVFTVATKQNGIDELLEETLKLAETGISSEKVTVGYGREIREEIEKLENIFKEDKKLTEKYPLQWLALKLLEDDGEVAKRINKSPYAAQVLEQTEKSITHLKNIFGDNPEAVIAERRYGFISGACSEAVKRTYEVRHTISDWIDKVLVNRILGLPIFLGLAWLMFKFTFQVSEPLMGWVEAGQEWLGSLAGGLLPEASAVQSLVVDGVIGGVGSVLIFVPIIFLLFLAMALLEDSGYMARVAFIMDRLMHKIGLHGRSFIPMLLGFGCNLPAIMATRTINDRKDRLVTILVNPFMSCGARLPVYALFIGAFFPERIGGNVLFSLYILGMAVAVIMAKIFRKYLFKGPASPFVMELPPYRVPTLKGLIIHMWERGVVYLKKAGTVIFVGCVLVWFLSNFPWQPEYSKDYDALVEKAGSNQELISRIENEKAFEKMGKSYAGSIGRAVAPVFKPLGFDDWKLSVGLLGGFIAKEIVVGTLGTLHSVGEADEESTGLRQALQKQTRADGSKMYSPLVAYSVMVFVLLYLPCVAVLGVIRRETNSWRWPLFVVFYTTTLAWAAAFIVYQGGRMLGLG; this comes from the coding sequence CAACTCGGGGAAAACCACGGTGTTCAATGCCTTAACCGGTTCCCGCCAGCATGTAGGCAATTATCCCGGGGTAACTGTAGAAAAAAAAGAAGGGGTTTTAAAATATAAAGGCTATGAAATAAACGTAGTTGACCTTCCCGGGATCTATAGCCTGACCGCTTACTCTATTGACGAGATTGTTACCCGCAATTTCATAGTAGAGGAAAAGCCGGATGTAGTAATTGATATTATCGATACTTCTAATCTGGAGAGGAACCTCTATTTAGCTACCCAGCTTATGGAGTTAAATGTGCCTTTGGTTCTCGCCTTTAATATGGCGGATGTAGCCAAGCGCCGGGGATTAGAAATAGACAGAAAGATGCTTTCTAAACTTTTAGGATGCCCGATTGTTTTTACTGTAGCCACAAAACAAAACGGGATAGATGAACTTTTAGAAGAAACGCTTAAGCTAGCCGAAACTGGAATTAGCTCAGAAAAAGTTACTGTGGGCTATGGCCGGGAGATCCGGGAAGAGATAGAAAAATTAGAGAATATCTTTAAGGAAGATAAGAAATTGACGGAAAAATATCCTTTGCAGTGGCTGGCGTTAAAGTTACTGGAGGATGATGGCGAGGTTGCAAAGAGAATAAACAAAAGCCCGTATGCTGCTCAAGTTTTAGAGCAGACAGAAAAGAGCATTACTCACCTGAAAAACATCTTTGGCGACAATCCCGAGGCAGTAATCGCTGAAAGAAGATACGGATTTATCAGCGGCGCCTGCAGTGAAGCTGTTAAAAGGACATACGAGGTGCGTCATACAATTTCTGATTGGATAGACAAAGTCCTGGTTAACCGGATTTTGGGGCTGCCGATTTTTTTAGGCCTGGCCTGGCTGATGTTTAAATTTACCTTTCAGGTTAGCGAGCCCTTAATGGGCTGGGTTGAGGCCGGACAGGAGTGGTTGGGCTCCTTAGCCGGAGGATTACTGCCCGAGGCAAGCGCGGTTCAATCACTGGTAGTTGATGGAGTTATTGGCGGAGTAGGGAGTGTGCTTATTTTTGTGCCGATAATATTCTTATTGTTTTTGGCGATGGCCCTCTTAGAAGATTCCGGCTATATGGCCCGGGTCGCTTTTATTATGGACAGGCTTATGCACAAAATAGGCCTGCACGGCCGTTCGTTTATCCCGATGCTCCTGGGCTTTGGCTGTAACCTGCCGGCGATTATGGCTACCCGGACTATAAATGACAGAAAAGACAGGCTGGTGACTATCCTGGTTAATCCTTTTATGAGCTGTGGGGCAAGGCTTCCGGTTTATGCTTTATTTATCGGCGCATTTTTTCCTGAGAGAATAGGCGGTAACGTGTTATTTTCTCTTTATATCCTGGGGATGGCCGTGGCCGTTATAATGGCCAAAATATTTCGTAAGTATCTGTTTAAAGGCCCGGCAAGCCCGTTCGTAATGGAACTTCCGCCTTACAGGGTGCCGACGCTAAAAGGGCTGATTATTCATATGTGGGAAAGAGGAGTGGTTTACTTAAAAAAGGCGGGCACGGTTATCTTTGTCGGTTGTGTCCTGGTCTGGTTTTTGAGCAACTTTCCCTGGCAGCCGGAGTATTCTAAGGATTACGATGCCCTGGTTGAAAAGGCAGGCAGCAACCAGGAACTTATATCCCGGATAGAAAACGAAAAGGCATTTGAGAAAATGGGAAAAAGCTATGCCGGCAGTATTGGGCGGGCAGTAGCCCCGGTATTTAAGCCCTTAGGTTTTGATGATTGGAAGTTGTCGGTAGGTTTGCTGGGAGGGTTTATTGCCAAAGAAATAGTCGTTGGCACGCTAGGGACGCTTCATTCTGTTGGTGAAGCCGATGAAGAGTCTACAGGGTTACGCCAGGCGCTTCAGAAGCAAACCCGGGCTGACGGCAGTAAAATGTACAGCCCCCTGGTTGCTTATAGCGTTATGGTTTTTGTTCTTCTTTACCTGCCTTGTGTAGCCGTGCTTGGGGTGATAAGAAGAGAGACAAATTCCTGGCGCTGGCCTTTGTTTGTCGTATTTTATACCACGACCCTGGCCTGGGCAGCGGCTTTTATTGTTTATCAGGGAGGAAGGATGTTGGGGTTAGGATAG